The Pseudomonas fragi DNA window AAAGCATATTCGGGTTAACGCCGTGTGCCCCGGGGTGATCGATACGGATATGTTCCGCCGCGCTTATGAGGCCGACCCGCGCAAGGCCGAGTTCGCCGCCGCCATGCACCCGGTGGGCCGTATCGGTAAAGTCGAAGAGGTGGCCAGCGCCGTGCTGTATCTGTGCTCGGACGGCGCGGCCTTTACCACCGGCCATGCGCTGGCAGTGGATGGTGGGGCACTGGCGATCTGATCGCTCAGCGTACCTTGACGTTCAGGATCATCAAGGTCAGCACACCCGCGACAATGCCCCAGAATGCCGAGCCGATTGAAAACAGGGTCATGCCCGATGCCGTGACCATAAAGGTGACCAAGGCCGCTTCACGCTCCCTGGCTTCGCCCATGGCAATGCTCAGGCCGTTCATGATCGAACCGAACAGTGCCAGGGCGGCAATCGACAGCACCAGTTCCTTGGGCAGTGAGGCGAACAGGGCGGCCAGGGTGGCGCCAAATATGCCGGCAATGCCATAGAAAATCCCGCACCACACGGCTGCGGTATAGCGTTTTTTCGGGTCTTCGTGGGCATGGGGGCCGGTGCAGATGGCGGCACTGATCGCCGCCAGGTTGATGCCGTGGGAGCCGAAAGGTGCCAGCAGCAAGGAGGCCACGCCGGTGGTGGTGATCAGTGGCGAGGCCGGTACGTCATAGCCATCAGCCCGCAGCACGGCGATGCCCGGCATGTTTTGCGAGGTCATGGCCACCACGAACAGCGGGATGCCGATGCTGATGGTCGCGGCCAGCGAGAATGATGGCGTGGTCCATACCGGTACGGCCACTTCAAGGGCAAAACCGCTGAAGTCCAGCAGCCCGAGCATGCCCGAGAGCAGGGTGCCGATCAGCAGCGCCGCCAGCACGGCGTAGCGCGGCGACAAGCGCTTGACGATCAGGTAGGTAAAAAACATGCCGATCACCAGGCCGGTGCGGTGTTGCGCGGCGACGAAGATTTCGCTGCCGATCTTGAACAGGATGCCCGCCAGCAACGCGGCGGCCAGGGATGAGGGGATGCGCTTGACCAGGCGCTCAAAACTGCCGGTGATGCCACAGATGATCACCAGTACCGCGCAGGTGATATAGGCCCCGATGGCTTCACCGTAACTGACACCGCCCAGGCTGGTGATCAACAGCGCCGCCCCCGGGGTGGACCAGGCGATGGTGATCGGTGTGCGATAACGCAAAGACAAGCCTATGCTGCAAACAGCCATGCCGATCGACAGTGCCCAGATCCACGATGAAATCTGCCCGCTGGTAAGTCCCGCTGCCTGCCCCGCCTGAAACATCAGGACCAGGGAGCTGGTGTAGCCGGTCATCATGGCGATAAAGCCTGCGACCACCGCCGAGGGCGAGGTGTCTGCCAGTGGATGCAAGCGCGGCTGCGGGGTGTCGGTCATGGAACGGTCTTCCTTGTGTGCTATAGGAGTTCGGACAGGCGACAAGCCTAAACGTAAAGGTTGTATTCAGTTGCAATACAGCAGGGTTCGTAAACGACCGTACAGTCGTACTGGCACTGTGCTTTGTGTACAATGCGTCCTGTTTTTTGCATTAATTTCTGGTCGGCGACACCCGTTTACGTACTAACGTAACCCCTTCATCGCCGCCGCTTCCCACACGAGTGCCCATGAACGAACAGTTGCAGCCTCTCAAGAAACAACCCCGCGCTGGCAAGGCCGGCCGCAGTGGAACCCAGGACGATATCGTCTACGCGCATATTTTCGAGGCGATCCTTGAACAGCGTCTGGCGCCTGGCACCAAGTTGAGTGAAGAGGCTCTGGGCGAAATCTTTGGCGTGAGCCGCACCATTATCCGTCGCGCCTTGTCGCGTCTGGCCCATGAAGGGGTTGTTTTGCTGCGCCCCAATCGCGGTGCAGTGGTGGCGAGCCCGAGCGTGGATGAAGCGCGCCAGGTGTTTCTGGCCCGGCGACTGGTTGAAAAGGCGATTACCGAACTGGCGGTGGTGCATGCCACGGCAGATGACCTGGCGCAATTGCGCAAGATGGTGCAGGACGAGCGCGACAGTTTTTCGCGGGGCGATCGCGGTGCCGGGATTCGCCTGTCGGGCGAGTTTCACCTGAAGCTGGCCGAAGCGGCCAAGAATGCTCCGCTGATCAGCTTTCAGCGCAGTCTGGTGTCACAAACGTCGTTGATTATTGCCCAGTACGAGAGCGGTAACCGCTCGCACTGTTCGTATGACGAACACATGCAGCTGATTGATGCCATTGAAGCCCGGGATGCCGATCAGGCCGTGCACCTGATGATGCACCATATGGATCATATCGACAGCAAGCTCAACCTCGACGAAGAAAGCGCCTCGGATGACTTGCACGCAGTGTTTTCGCACTTGCTGCAAACCAAGGGCAAAAGCCCCCGGCCTGCTGCCAAGCTTTAAGCCTCGGCTGCTCTTGTGGGAGCGGGCTTGCCCGCGATGCAGGCGACGCGGTGCTTTAGTTAAACCGCGCCGATACCCTCGCGAGCAAGCCCGCTCCCACCAGGGTGATTATCAGCGTTGATGTACCAGATTACCTGCTGCGTAGGTTTGCTGCACGGTGCGGTCGTCGCCCAGGGTCATCAATACAAACAGCGTTTCGGCGATGTTTTTTGACTGCTTCAGGCGATAGCTCATCAGCGGCGTAGCGTTGTAGTCCAGCACCAGGAAATCAG harbors:
- a CDS encoding GntR family transcriptional regulator, producing the protein MNEQLQPLKKQPRAGKAGRSGTQDDIVYAHIFEAILEQRLAPGTKLSEEALGEIFGVSRTIIRRALSRLAHEGVVLLRPNRGAVVASPSVDEARQVFLARRLVEKAITELAVVHATADDLAQLRKMVQDERDSFSRGDRGAGIRLSGEFHLKLAEAAKNAPLISFQRSLVSQTSLIIAQYESGNRSHCSYDEHMQLIDAIEARDADQAVHLMMHHMDHIDSKLNLDEESASDDLHAVFSHLLQTKGKSPRPAAKL
- a CDS encoding benzoate/H(+) symporter BenE family transporter; amino-acid sequence: MTDTPQPRLHPLADTSPSAVVAGFIAMMTGYTSSLVLMFQAGQAAGLTSGQISSWIWALSIGMAVCSIGLSLRYRTPITIAWSTPGAALLITSLGGVSYGEAIGAYITCAVLVIICGITGSFERLVKRIPSSLAAALLAGILFKIGSEIFVAAQHRTGLVIGMFFTYLIVKRLSPRYAVLAALLIGTLLSGMLGLLDFSGFALEVAVPVWTTPSFSLAATISIGIPLFVVAMTSQNMPGIAVLRADGYDVPASPLITTTGVASLLLAPFGSHGINLAAISAAICTGPHAHEDPKKRYTAAVWCGIFYGIAGIFGATLAALFASLPKELVLSIAALALFGSIMNGLSIAMGEAREREAALVTFMVTASGMTLFSIGSAFWGIVAGVLTLMILNVKVR